In Streptomyces sp. P3, one DNA window encodes the following:
- a CDS encoding DUF4097 family beta strand repeat-containing protein, which produces MVRTTRSARSVLVAGAVVALAAGVTACGASAADDDHPDHRTFGISGATLTIDSDDSALEIVASKDAEAGKVDVTRWFEGSVVLGGNPRVTWSMKDDRLTLRTHCSGLVADCSAKHRIEVPRGVAVKVEDDDGSVLARGFRDALSVHSEDGSVHVTDSTGPLELRTDDGSVRAEVASRSVTTHTQDGSVRLTLSTVPDRVESVSDDGSVTIALPAATYRVTTETDDGGVDVSVPRDESSAHVVNARTADGKVTVRNAN; this is translated from the coding sequence ATGGTCCGCACCACCCGTTCAGCCCGCTCGGTCCTCGTCGCCGGGGCCGTCGTGGCCCTCGCGGCAGGCGTGACCGCCTGCGGCGCCTCCGCCGCGGACGACGACCACCCCGACCACCGGACGTTCGGCATCTCGGGCGCCACCCTCACCATCGACTCCGACGACTCGGCGCTGGAGATCGTCGCCTCCAAGGACGCCGAGGCGGGCAAGGTCGACGTCACGCGATGGTTCGAGGGCTCGGTCGTCCTCGGCGGGAATCCGAGGGTGACCTGGTCGATGAAGGACGACCGGCTGACGCTGCGCACGCACTGCTCCGGCCTGGTCGCCGACTGCTCGGCCAAGCACCGCATCGAAGTGCCCCGGGGGGTCGCGGTGAAGGTCGAGGACGACGACGGCAGCGTCCTGGCGCGCGGTTTCCGGGACGCGCTGAGCGTCCACTCCGAGGACGGCTCCGTACACGTCACCGACTCCACGGGACCGCTGGAGCTGCGCACGGACGACGGTTCGGTCCGCGCCGAGGTCGCCTCCCGCTCGGTGACCACGCACACCCAGGACGGCTCGGTGCGCCTCACCCTCAGCACCGTCCCGGACCGGGTGGAGTCCGTCAGCGACGACGGCTCGGTGACCATCGCGCTGCCCGCGGCCACGTACCGGGTGACGACCGAGACGGACGACGGCGGGGTGGACGTGTCCGTGCCGCGCGACGAGTCCAGCGCCCATGTGGTGAACGCGCGCACCGCCGACGGCAAAGTCACCGTCCGGAACGCGAACTGA